A stretch of Glandiceps talaboti chromosome 18, keGlaTala1.1, whole genome shotgun sequence DNA encodes these proteins:
- the LOC144449057 gene encoding PHD finger protein 12-like: MTTIEYDLDTSGGLMDAIRALVAPPQSDEPPKKQKKTDREPRRTGRTQNHDSCDSCKEGGDLLCCDRCPAAFHLQCCDPPLEEEDLPPGEWLCHQCTVSPEEHNDTASTTSSVTSSIHSWKEREKEKAKPIMRLHERLLNRQLSASRENQSEDEMSEYDPEPEQEESPFQMLIRAATIQNPKQFNLPNEMILNYPLPGTSKKRKREEVSGKNAKKPNELDNNGLVPLPAKLCFVCNRSCRHAVLIQCDYCPLLFHMDCVDPPLTTLPTGRWMCPNHPEHVMPEFNSSSLTERCRIFDKYHGRISQNAVKLQFLKKVHRKHPPNERFRPPKRKTVKIPNAIKAQYALPPSLLPAPVRSFSSFSSSTKTQGYTCTPDEQEEWLRGVVALQCNVARFLTQKSMKSTSTDFKPKTEGNSNGKSGNTVSARTSTPSPTNSFSSLSSSSSSINVSMNGQIEEDQINNNKNLLNKSNLTNGPLLNGPATVNGSPVVVTNGADELDSGTDIKPKTYLNHAAPKQSSSANCGNIFNKIPAAGSNKSFALSSMNKPNGQVKAVTMTTPSISQSTKSVAANGSKGNNISLTSVSVLPTQKTIVQSSKTGSSVTTTTTSGNKLHTSTAVASSSNSTPCKSGSVALTGKTSPTGAGALNSLSSKLNTANLSTSPAIINLNNSLQASIDGVSDVELSKLDERLIQILAYQRLQQLLPQKPTTPVKKSSSSSSSSSSSISNAVSPSTQLQNQLRARAVLCPLTGKGGAVPMCYRTLHIGTGSDMDACLTNFGHCNFVSAKHACIFYDETTQHYELLNYSEHGTTVDNVLYSCDFSDKAVSMPPTNSIVSKVRSVINTYRGKKEKETLERPTMCQATQHIKKQCNCKTSSSSLIGGNGAGWEGTALLHHGSYIKVGCLQFVFSITEHATKQILREKKPLLKTELLRSNSIA, from the exons tGATCCTCCACTGGAAGAGGAAGACCTCCCACCTGGCGAGTGGTTATGTCACCAGTGTACTGTCTCCCCAGAG gAACATAATGATACTGCCTCAACAACTAGCAGTGTAACGTCATCCATACATAGTTGGAAAGAACGAGAGAAGGAGAAAGCCAAACCTATAATGAGGTTACATGAACGTCTACTAAACCGACAGTTGTCAGCTAGCAGAGAAAACCAAAGTGAAGATGAGATGTCGGAATATGATCCAGAACCAGAACAGGAAGAGTCACCATTCCAGATGTTAATCCGTGCCGCTACTATTCAGAATCCTAAACAGTTTAATTTGccaaatgaaatgatattaaATTATCCACTACCAG GTACAAGTAAGAAGAGGAAACGAGAAGAAGTGTCTGGCAAAAATGCAAAGAAACCAAATGAACTAGATAACAATGGATTAGTACCATTACCAGCAAAACTGTGTTTTGTGTGTAACAG GAGTTGTCGGCATGCAGTGTTAATTCAATGTGATTACTGTCCGTTATTATTCCACATGGATTGTGTGGACCCCCCTCTAACAACACTGCCAACAGGTCGATGGATGTGTCCTAATCATCCTGAGCATGTCATG cctGAGTTTAATAGTTCCAGTCTAACAGAACGGTGTCGAATTTTTGACAAGTACCACGGCAGAATATCTCAGAATGCAGTTAAACTGCAATTCTTAAAGAAAGTGCATCGGAAACATCCACCTAATGAAAGGTTTAGACCTCCGAAAAGGAAAACAGTCAAG ATACCAAATGCAATTAAGGCACAGTATGCCTTACCGCCATCGCTGCTGCCAGCACCAGTCCGATCATTTTCATCGTTTTCATCATCTACAAAAACACAGGGTTATACATGCACTCCAGACGAACAGGAAGAG TGGTTGAGGGGTGTAGTGGCATTACAATGCAACGTTGCCAGGTTCCTCACACAAAAAAGCATGAAGTCAACGTCCACAGATTTCAAGCCAAAAACAGAGGGTAACAGTAACGGCAAATCAGGGAATACAGTGTCAGCACGGACATCTACACCTAGTCCTACAAACTCTTTTAGCAGTCTTAGTTCATCATCCAGCAGTATCAATGTTAGTATGAATGGACAGATAGAGGAAGACCAaatcaacaacaataaaaatttACTCAACAAGTCAAATCTAACAAATGGACCACTATTGAACGGACCAGCCACTGTGAATGGCAGTCCTGTTGTTGTCACCAACGGAGCAGACGAACTGGACTCAGGCACTGATATTAAACCCAAAACATATCTAAATCATGCTGCACCTAAGCAATCATCAAGTGCAAACTGTGGAAATATCTTTAATAAAATACCAGCTGCGGGTAGTAATAAGAGTTTTGCACTCTCCTCTATGAATAAACCCAATGGACAAGTCAAGGCTGTAACTATGACAACGCCGTCTATATCCCAAAGTACTAAAAGCGTAGCAGCTAATGGCAGCAAAGGGAATAATATTAGCTTGACAAGTGTGTCAGTACTGCCAACACAAAAGACTATTGTACAAAGTAGCAAGACAGGATCATCTGTGACTACTACAACTACTTCAGGAAATAAACTCCACACTTCCACAGCTGTGGCCAGTTCAAGTAACAGTACTCCATGTAAAAGTGGGTCTGTTGCACTAACAG GGAAAACTAGTCCAACAGGAGCTGGTGCTCTGAACTCATTGTCCAGCAAACTAAACACTGCCAACTTGAGTACATCACCTGCTATTATCAATCTAAATAATTCGTTACAAGCCAGTATAGACGGTGTATCAG ATGTAGAACTTAGTAAGCTGGATGAAAGGCTAATACAGATACTGGCCTATCAAAGGTTACAACAGTTGCTGCCTCAAAAG CCAACTACACCAGTCAAGAAGAGTTccagtagtagcagtagtagtagtagtagtataagTAACGCTGTCAGTCCAAGTACACAACTACAGAATCAGCTGAGAGCTAGGGCAGTTTTATGTCCTTTAACAGGCAAAGGTGGAGCGGTACCGATGTGTTACAGGACATTACATATTGGAACAG GTAGTGACATGGATGCTTGTTTGACAAATTTTGGACACTGTAACTTTGTGTCTGcaaaacatgcatgtatattcTATGATGAG ACCACTCAACATTATGAACTTTTAAACTACAGTGAACACGGCACCACTGTGGATAATGTACTGTATTCGTGTGATTTCTCCGACAAAGCTGTGTCCATGCCTCCAACCAATAGTATTGTCAGCAAAGTACGCAGTGTCATTAACACGTACAGAGGGAAGAAGGAAAAGGAAACACTAGAAAGACCTACAATGTGTCAGGCAACACAACATATAAAGAAACAATGCAACTGTAAGACCAGTAGTTCTAGCTTAATTGGTGGCAATGGTGCTGGATGGGAGGGCACGGctctgttgcatcatgggagctACATCAAAGTTGGCTGTCTGCAGTTTGTGTTCAGTATAACAGAACATGCAACCAAACAGATTCTTAGAGAAAAGAAACCTTTGTTGAAGACAGAATTACTTCGCTCAAATTCCATAGCTTAA